The genomic region AACAAAAAAACGGCTACCCCGGGCCGTGCAGGAAAGAGAGATGGAAATATTGCTGGACCATTCAGAGGGATCTTCCTGGATGGAGCAGAGAAACAACGCAATTTTTGAACTTCTTTACGCATCCGGGCTGAGGGTGTCGGAACTTGTTTCCCTCAACCTGGATTCCATCAATCTTCGGGAGCAGGTTGTCCGTGTCATGGGTAAGGGAGGGAAGGAACGGATGGTCCCTTATGGATCCTACGCTCTCCATGCGCTGAAACATTATATAGAGTTCCGGCCCTCCTCGGAATCCGATGCACTCTTTCTGAATAAGAACGGAAGACGTCTCTCCGATCGATCGGTGCGTTCCATCGTAGCCCGTGTCGTTGCCGCTACCCTTCAACAGAAGGGGATAACACCTCACACATTTCGGCACTCTTTCGCATCACATCTGCTGCAGCATGGTGCGGACCTCCGGGTAATCCAGGAGTTGCTGGGTCATGCATCCCTGTCGACTACACAGGTTTATACCCATATTGATATCAAGCGTCTGATTGAAGTGTATAAAAAGGCCCATCCCCGGTCCTGAAAGAAGGAGGCTTCCCATGATTCAAGAACTGGTTACCCGTTCCAGAAGCTACCGAAGGTTTGATTCGCGTTACACAATCGATATGAGTTTTTTGCGTGATCTTGTTATTCTGGCGAGATTTTCGCCCTCAGCCGCCAATCGTCAACCGCTGAAATTCCTGCTTTCCTGTGATTCTCAGACAAATGATCTGATTTTTCCCACCCTTTCCTGGGCTGCCTACCTGCCGGACTGGAACGGTCCCGCGCCGGAGGAGCGGCCCTCAGCCTATGTCGTAATTCTTGGGGACCTTTCAATCCATGACCGGTTCGGTTGTGATCTTGGCATTGCGGCGCAAAGCATGATGCTTGGGGCGGCAGAAAAGGGGCTGGGAGGGTGCATGATTGCCCATATCGATCACGATCGTCTCCGAACGTCCCTTCACATCGAGGATCGATACGAGATTCTTCTTGTTCTCGCTCTTGGAAAACCAGCAGAAGAGGTCATTCTGGAAGATGTGGAATCCTCAGGAGATATCCGATACTGGAGGGATCCGGAAGGAAGGCATCACGTACCCAAACGGAAGCTGGAAGATCTTATCCTGCAGGTGCAGGAACATCTTTGATCCTCTGACGCTTCATTCCTTCCGTCGGTACAGTGTCAGCGTGCTTCCGGTCGATACCATGACTTCCCCCTCCCGGTGCAGCTGGTTCAGGAATCCGGTGAGAGCCCGGGATTCCTGGATCCTTCCCTGGAAAAGGAGCAGGCTCTCGCCCGTCTGTTCGACCTGTTTGGATAGAACGACATAGGGTCGCCAACGGGCCGGTTCATCAAAAAAATTCATGGATCCATGGATGTGGGCCGCAGGAAACCCGGTTCCAATGTAGACGGTTGTCACACGATTTCCCGGGATGCCCATCCTGGAAAGAGTATGGGACATGCGAACCCAGTCCTGCCCCCAGTCCAGGTTGGAGTCAGCCAGGTAATGGGCTCCCATCCATCGTCCTCCTGCCAGGTAATTGACATGGGCGATGTAGTGAGGAAAGGCGGTCAGTGGAATCAGGCATTGGAGTAGGAGAAGGACCCCGATTCCGGATTTCATGCCCCTATCCGTGAAGAGTGAGGCTCCCAGAATGGCAACCATGGGTACGATAGGAAGAAGGTGGCGTGCGCCTATATTGTACGAAGATGTGGAAGATACCAGAAAATAGATCAGGATAGGGGATACGAGGAAAAGCCCTTCCTCCAGAGTGAGCTTCCTTCGAAGAAATCTGATCCCGAAGAGGAGAAGCAGGGGGAAGGTGCATTTCAGGAGAAAGGCCGACGGGAAATAGAGAAGAAACCCTTTGACTCGTACCTGACCGAAGAGATAATTGATGCCCTGGCCCTCCTGGTTTGTCATTTCCACGCAGGTGAGCCCCAGGGCGATATGGGCGAGGGAAGGGCTGATCTCTGCAAGGCGGAGAAGCTGAGAAGTCCGGAGGCTGTGGTCATGCGGAAATCGTGCCATCGTCTGCTCGATCACCAGTTTCTCCACGTCCTCATTCTGATTTCGCATAGATAGATGGTAGACCGCCACGATCAAAATGATGGCTCCCAGGGTCGAAACAAGAGACCACATGGCGATTCCGGGCCGATGGCGGATCAGGGAAATGGCCATGGCCAGAAGAAGAACGATCAGGATCAGATAGATGGATGAAAATTTGGATAGAAAAGAGAATCCAAGCGCAAGGCTCAGAAGAGACGAATACGCAGGGCCCGGTCTTTGAACCAGACGGTGAAGGGCATAGAGGGACATGACCCAGAATACAGTTGCTGCAACATCGGTGTGGACCACCTGCCCCTGGCCGAGGAGCAGAGGCTGTGTCCCGAGAAGAGTCACTGCCGCCAGAGCCACGCCTCTTCCGTACATCTCCTTTGCCCACAGATAGGTCAGCCAGAGTAACAGGGCAACAAAGAAGATCATGGGGAAACGAGCCCATCTCAGAATCGCCATGGGTGAAACGCGGTTCTGATAGAGGAACTCATGAATCAGCAGAGGAAGGCGGCTCATCCGGTCCCCGGGGATCGAAGAGGGCATAACGGGATGAATGGCGAGAAGCGAGAGCCCGGAAAGAAGTTTTGCCAGCGGCGGGTGCTCCGGATTGAAATCATAATATCCCTGGGAAACCATCGCGTATCCTGCCAGGATATGACAGGGTTCATCCGTTGTCGCGCTGTTGTTCCAGCCAGCAGCCAGGGAGAGAAGACAGCAGGTCAGTATCAGAAGAAATCCCGCGATCGACCTGTGAATATACTGGTTCAATGGCCTGGCAGGGTCAGAGGATTTCTGATGAGGATCCCAGGAGGTCATAGAGGTGAAGAATGGAATTCAGGCCGCCTTCGAAGTTCTCAAGCAAAAGAAACTCATTGGGTGCATGGGCATTTTCCTCGGGGAGTCCAAATCCAAGGAGGAGGGTATTCAGTTCCAGAATCTGCTTCAGCAGAGAGACGACCGGAATGGTGCCTCCCTGTCGAATCAGATGGCACGGTTTTCCAAATCCCTTTGAAACGGCATCCCGGGCCATCTGAAGAGCCGGAGCATCACGATCCACCATGGCCGGGTAAGCTCCTTCATGTCGAATTATCTCCATCGAAACGCCCGAAGGACATCGTTGCCGTAAGCAGGTTTCGATTTTTTCAAGAATTTCTTCGGGAGTCTGATCCGGAACCAGGCGGCTTGAGATCTTTGCCCTGGCTTCGGACGGAATGATTGTCTTGGCGCCCTTACCCTGGAATCCGCTGGTAAGGCCATGGATGTCGAGGGAAGGACGGGACCAGATCGATTCTATGGCGCTGTATCCCTC from Thermoanaerobaculia bacterium harbors:
- a CDS encoding nitroreductase family protein; amino-acid sequence: MIQELVTRSRSYRRFDSRYTIDMSFLRDLVILARFSPSAANRQPLKFLLSCDSQTNDLIFPTLSWAAYLPDWNGPAPEERPSAYVVILGDLSIHDRFGCDLGIAAQSMMLGAAEKGLGGCMIAHIDHDRLRTSLHIEDRYEILLVLALGKPAEEVILEDVESSGDIRYWRDPEGRHHVPKRKLEDLILQVQEHL
- a CDS encoding glycosyltransferase family 39 protein, which codes for MNQYIHRSIAGFLLILTCCLLSLAAGWNNSATTDEPCHILAGYAMVSQGYYDFNPEHPPLAKLLSGLSLLAIHPVMPSSIPGDRMSRLPLLIHEFLYQNRVSPMAILRWARFPMIFFVALLLWLTYLWAKEMYGRGVALAAVTLLGTQPLLLGQGQVVHTDVAATVFWVMSLYALHRLVQRPGPAYSSLLSLALGFSFLSKFSSIYLILIVLLLAMAISLIRHRPGIAMWSLVSTLGAIILIVAVYHLSMRNQNEDVEKLVIEQTMARFPHDHSLRTSQLLRLAEISPSLAHIALGLTCVEMTNQEGQGINYLFGQVRVKGFLLYFPSAFLLKCTFPLLLLFGIRFLRRKLTLEEGLFLVSPILIYFLVSSTSSYNIGARHLLPIVPMVAILGASLFTDRGMKSGIGVLLLLQCLIPLTAFPHYIAHVNYLAGGRWMGAHYLADSNLDWGQDWVRMSHTLSRMGIPGNRVTTVYIGTGFPAAHIHGSMNFFDEPARWRPYVVLSKQVEQTGESLLLFQGRIQESRALTGFLNQLHREGEVMVSTGSTLTLYRRKE
- the xerC gene encoding tyrosine recombinase XerC, translated to MEESIRTFLQYLEEERNYSPHTVTNYGRDLASFALFVHDHYPGISGPSDVDHGIIRAFLARLARRGLSGRSIARHLSSLRSFFTYCKKERIIDRNPAKVISLPRTKKRLPRAVQEREMEILLDHSEGSSWMEQRNNAIFELLYASGLRVSELVSLNLDSINLREQVVRVMGKGGKERMVPYGSYALHALKHYIEFRPSSESDALFLNKNGRRLSDRSVRSIVARVVAATLQQKGITPHTFRHSFASHLLQHGADLRVIQELLGHASLSTTQVYTHIDIKRLIEVYKKAHPRS